In the Acidobacteriota bacterium genome, one interval contains:
- the groEL gene encoding chaperonin GroEL yields KSGKPLLIIAEDVEGEALATLVVNRLRGTLHVCAVKAPGFGDRRKRMLEDIAILTGGKCFTEDLGIKLENITLADLGRAKKIVVDKDNTTIVEGAGKAEDIEGRVKQIRREIEETTSDYDREKLQERLAKIVGGVAVIKVGAATESELKEKKARVEDAVHATKAAVEEGVVAGGGVAFIRALSALDGLKGSDDFQAGVKIVKRALEEPAKQIANNCGVEGSVVVEHIKKLKGTNGFNAKTEKFEDLVAAGILDPAKVARTALQNAASAAGTLLTTEAMIFELPEEKKDMPMPGGMGGGMDY; encoded by the coding sequence CCAAGAGCGGCAAGCCCTTGCTGATCATCGCCGAGGACGTGGAGGGCGAGGCCCTGGCCACCCTCGTCGTGAACCGCCTGCGCGGCACCCTGCACGTGTGCGCCGTGAAGGCCCCCGGCTTCGGCGACCGCCGCAAGCGCATGCTCGAGGACATCGCCATCCTGACGGGCGGAAAGTGCTTCACCGAGGACCTGGGCATCAAGCTCGAGAACATCACCCTGGCGGACCTCGGCCGGGCCAAGAAGATCGTGGTGGACAAGGACAACACCACCATCGTCGAGGGCGCCGGGAAGGCCGAGGACATCGAGGGGCGCGTGAAGCAGATCCGCCGCGAGATCGAGGAGACCACCTCGGACTACGACCGCGAGAAGCTGCAGGAGCGCCTCGCCAAGATCGTGGGCGGCGTCGCCGTCATCAAGGTCGGCGCGGCCACCGAATCCGAACTCAAGGAGAAGAAGGCCCGGGTCGAGGACGCCGTCCACGCCACCAAGGCGGCCGTGGAAGAGGGCGTCGTGGCCGGCGGCGGCGTGGCCTTTATCCGCGCCCTCTCCGCCCTGGACGGCCTCAAGGGCTCCGACGACTTCCAGGCCGGGGTCAAGATCGTGAAGAGGGCCCTCGAGGAACCCGCCAAGCAGATCGCCAACAACTGCGGCGTCGAGGGCTCCGTGGTCGTGGAGCACATCAAGAAGCTGAAGGGCACCAACGGCTTCAACGCCAAGACCGAGAAGTTCGAGGACCTCGTGGCCGCCGGCATCCTCGACCCCGCCAAGGTCGCCCGCACGGCCTTGCAGAACGCCGCCTCCGCGGCCGGAACCCTCCTCACCACCGAGGCCATGATCTTCGAACTGCCCGAGGAGAAGAAGGACATGCCCATGCCCGGCGGGATGGGCGGCGGCATGGACTATTAA
- a CDS encoding acyl-CoA dehydrogenase family protein, translated as MTAVPDPLLNEQERSLRREIQQFVRTVPRKLILDMDAERVRYPREYLEEAGRRGILGLRFPSPYGGRDLPWTSEMVALEEVGILGTSLACLYSLVSIVGEAIHHFGTEDQKRRYLAPMLAGRLTPAEALTEPRGGSDFFGATTTAVRDGDAYVLNGQKRFVVGSEGADFFLVYARTGDPKDPKRSISAFLVDRGEGVQVEHVYGLMGTRGGGTGRIRFKDCRVPASNVLGGEALLGAGARIFDQMMIPERMTSACGALGMARVCIEIAARYAARRKAFGQEIRRFEGVSFKIAQALTELEAARGLCRETCRAIDSGAVDPGRVRRMVSQSKRFSTDMAWHVVNHAMQVLGGIGYTNVYPVERMLRDIRLIMIWTGTNEIMDLVIQHEFYKEFLKSPSAARDVEQDAENADAPDEKVYE; from the coding sequence ATGACCGCCGTTCCGGACCCCCTGTTGAACGAACAGGAGCGATCCCTCAGGAGGGAGATCCAGCAGTTCGTCCGAACCGTTCCCAGGAAGTTGATCCTGGACATGGACGCGGAGCGCGTCCGATACCCCCGCGAGTACCTGGAGGAGGCCGGGCGTCGCGGCATCCTGGGCCTCCGCTTTCCGTCACCCTACGGCGGGCGGGACCTCCCCTGGACTTCCGAAATGGTGGCCCTCGAGGAGGTCGGGATCCTGGGGACCTCCCTGGCCTGCCTCTACTCCCTCGTCTCCATCGTGGGCGAGGCCATCCACCATTTCGGAACGGAAGACCAGAAACGGCGCTACCTCGCCCCCATGCTGGCGGGCCGGCTTACGCCCGCCGAGGCCTTGACGGAGCCCAGGGGCGGCTCGGACTTCTTCGGCGCCACCACGACGGCGGTGCGGGACGGGGACGCCTACGTCCTGAACGGCCAGAAGCGCTTCGTCGTCGGCTCCGAGGGGGCCGACTTCTTCCTGGTCTACGCCCGGACCGGGGACCCGAAGGACCCCAAGCGGTCCATCAGCGCCTTTCTCGTGGACCGGGGCGAAGGCGTCCAGGTGGAGCACGTCTACGGCCTCATGGGCACCCGCGGCGGGGGTACGGGGCGGATCCGCTTCAAGGACTGCCGGGTGCCCGCCTCCAATGTGCTCGGCGGGGAGGCCCTCCTGGGCGCCGGCGCCCGGATCTTCGACCAGATGATGATCCCCGAGCGCATGACGAGCGCCTGCGGCGCCCTGGGCATGGCCCGCGTCTGCATCGAGATCGCCGCCCGCTACGCCGCGAGGAGGAAGGCCTTCGGCCAGGAGATCCGGCGCTTCGAAGGGGTCTCCTTCAAGATCGCCCAGGCCCTGACGGAACTCGAAGCCGCCCGCGGCCTCTGCCGGGAGACCTGCCGGGCCATCGATTCGGGCGCCGTGGACCCGGGCCGCGTACGGCGAATGGTCTCCCAGTCCAAGCGCTTCTCCACCGACATGGCCTGGCACGTGGTGAACCACGCCATGCAGGTCCTCGGCGGCATCGGCTACACCAACGTCTACCCCGTGGAGAGGATGCTGAGGGACATCCGCCTCATCATGATCTGGACGGGCACCAACGAGATCATGGACCTCGTCATCCAGCACGAGTTCTACAAGGAGTTTCTCAAATCCCCTTCCGCCGCCCGCGACGTGGAGCAGGACGCCGAAAACGCCGACGCCCCGGACGAGAAGGTGTACGAGTAG
- a CDS encoding peptidylprolyl isomerase → MKALGIAAVLASSLVIGSALAQGFQNPGQAAKPAGTEKAAPAPVAKVQSETVAVLQTTAGRIVLRFFPGKAPLHVKNFVNLCRSGFYNGTKFHRVLPGFVIQGGDPNTKGGDPSTWGTGGNVGPDGKEITVKAEFNDVHHARGILSMARASDPDSASSQFFICVGDAGPLDRQYTAFGEVIEGMDVVDKIVSAPTVGGATDPEGSRPKNPVSITKAWIEKRSLDGNTTPVK, encoded by the coding sequence ATGAAGGCACTCGGCATCGCCGCCGTCCTCGCGTCATCCCTGGTGATCGGTTCCGCCCTGGCCCAGGGCTTTCAAAATCCCGGCCAGGCCGCCAAGCCCGCCGGGACCGAAAAGGCGGCACCGGCACCCGTCGCCAAGGTCCAATCCGAGACGGTGGCCGTCCTTCAGACCACGGCGGGGAGGATCGTTCTGCGGTTCTTTCCCGGAAAGGCTCCCCTCCACGTGAAGAACTTCGTCAACCTGTGCCGGTCGGGCTTTTACAACGGGACCAAGTTCCACAGGGTCCTTCCCGGTTTCGTGATCCAGGGCGGGGACCCCAACACCAAGGGGGGAGACCCCTCCACCTGGGGCACGGGAGGCAACGTGGGGCCCGACGGCAAGGAGATCACGGTCAAGGCCGAATTCAACGACGTGCACCACGCCCGGGGGATCCTGTCCATGGCCCGCGCCTCCGACCCCGATTCGGCCTCCTCCCAGTTCTTCATCTGCGTGGGGGACGCCGGCCCCCTGGACCGACAGTACACGGCCTTCGGAGAAGTGATCGAAGGAATGGACGTGGTGGACAAGATCGTGTCGGCCCCGACGGTGGGGGGGGCCACGGACCCCGAGGGCTCCAGGCCCAAGAACCCCGTTTCGATCACCAAGGCCTGGATCGAGAAGAGATCGCTGGACGGCAACACGACACCAGTCAAGTAA
- a CDS encoding branched-chain amino acid ABC transporter substrate-binding protein yields MGIRFRSAARRAGIVILASLGLILLWSCSDRQITLGVAAPLTGEQARSGRDVVNGVRLAVDEWNAKGGVDGKKVVLLEADDKGDPDQALVVARDFAKRAHAVVGHYNSPCTLAAIEVYSKEKIPMITASSTNPDVTDRGYLTIFRVCGRDDQQGRSAAKYVADHFPGAKVAVIHDKSSYGQDLANEFLKNFEFLTKTQSAFYGSIDRTGVDIPTVVDKVKEAQPTVVYFGGLWPQGAELVKELKAKGCTAAFVSGDGCIDPQFLKSAGAAGEGTLVTFIPDQEKLPTAQSVLAAYKAKYGELGPYSLYAYTAATVALTGLSQAGTTDGVEVARTLHKIEVETPFGKMKFDEKGDPQQSPYVMWKVEGGRFVEVPMEAPPAPAAAPAEAK; encoded by the coding sequence ATGGGAATTCGGTTTCGTAGCGCGGCCAGGCGCGCCGGTATCGTGATCCTGGCGTCCTTGGGATTGATCCTGCTGTGGTCCTGCTCGGACCGGCAGATCACGCTGGGAGTGGCCGCGCCCCTCACGGGGGAGCAGGCCCGAAGCGGACGCGACGTGGTCAACGGCGTCCGTCTCGCCGTGGACGAGTGGAACGCGAAGGGCGGCGTGGATGGGAAGAAGGTGGTCCTCCTGGAGGCCGACGACAAGGGCGATCCGGACCAGGCCCTCGTGGTGGCGCGCGACTTCGCGAAGAGGGCCCACGCCGTCGTCGGCCACTACAACTCGCCCTGCACGCTGGCGGCCATCGAGGTGTACAGCAAGGAAAAGATCCCCATGATCACCGCCTCGTCCACGAACCCCGATGTGACCGACAGGGGGTACCTGACGATTTTCCGGGTCTGCGGCCGGGACGACCAGCAGGGACGCAGCGCCGCCAAGTACGTGGCCGACCATTTCCCGGGCGCCAAGGTCGCCGTGATCCACGACAAGTCCTCCTACGGCCAGGACCTGGCCAACGAGTTCCTCAAGAACTTCGAGTTCCTCACCAAGACGCAGTCGGCCTTTTACGGCTCCATCGACCGCACCGGCGTGGACATCCCCACGGTGGTGGACAAGGTGAAGGAAGCCCAACCCACGGTGGTGTACTTCGGCGGCCTGTGGCCCCAGGGGGCGGAACTCGTCAAGGAATTAAAGGCCAAGGGATGCACGGCCGCCTTCGTGAGCGGGGACGGATGCATCGATCCCCAGTTCTTGAAGTCGGCGGGCGCCGCGGGGGAGGGCACTCTGGTGACCTTCATCCCCGACCAGGAGAAACTTCCCACCGCCCAGAGCGTCCTGGCCGCCTACAAGGCCAAGTACGGGGAGCTGGGACCTTACTCCCTCTACGCCTACACCGCCGCCACGGTGGCCCTCACGGGCCTCTCCCAGGCGGGCACGACGGACGGCGTGGAGGTGGCGCGCACGCTTCACAAGATCGAGGTGGAGACGCCTTTCGGCAAGATGAAGTTCGACGAGAAGGGGGACCCCCAGCAGTCCCCGTACGTGATGTGGAAGGTGGAGGGCGGAAGATTCGTGGAGGTTCCCATGGAGGCCCCGCCCGCGCCTGCCGCCGCTCCCGCCGAAGCCAAGTAG
- a CDS encoding holo-ACP synthase: MILAVGLDLCDVDRVEAAVRRHPRLLDRVFTPAERAACERKASPWASYAARFAAKEAAMKALGTGWGGGVAWRDLEVTGGAGSPPGMAFHGAALRRLEALGGHSALVSLTHERRAAAAVVILLGALPRR; this comes from the coding sequence GTGATCCTCGCCGTGGGGCTCGACCTCTGCGACGTGGATCGCGTGGAGGCGGCGGTCCGCAGACACCCCCGGCTCCTGGACCGCGTGTTCACCCCGGCGGAGCGCGCCGCGTGCGAGCGGAAGGCCTCCCCCTGGGCCTCCTACGCGGCCCGGTTCGCCGCCAAGGAGGCCGCCATGAAAGCCCTGGGCACGGGCTGGGGGGGCGGCGTGGCCTGGAGGGATCTGGAGGTGACGGGAGGGGCCGGAAGCCCTCCCGGGATGGCCTTTCACGGTGCAGCCCTCCGGCGGCTGGAGGCCCTGGGCGGACATTCGGCCCTCGTGAGCCTCACCCACGAACGGCGCGCCGCCGCCGCCGTCGTGATTCTCCTGGGCGCCCTCCCGCGCCGGTAG
- a CDS encoding tetratricopeptide repeat protein: MSSLEHEKQLLFDRDLDRAMSALSPRAPAEAWVRAGEALRVRSMPHLAASVTEKALARHARVPDLWRTHIQAVAFSPELLQKVWTRLSEGGSPAGASREILLALVEYYLERDKEGVKRLEGIPMKQRGALFYEVCGYYAMASQDYRHAVKAFQQARRLAPKDLRLTYYVGQAYHAMGDHARALSWLYRLVSRERHFVQAWDTLAKIHLERGDRHLARQAFGMSLSVNPRDWGIYFTFADYYLAEGRHDMARAVLTDLLDLSPREVISAEVYNYLGYLSYLQGRYAEALPAFRKALELNPSLAVAWLNMGNLHFHLKQMDEAQTCFREALKADPHLGAAACQLGLTQLDQGILDRARDPLERALALDPSDYWAHLGLSEYHRRTKNPVGALEEARAALRIAPDDPNVHNYLGIALETNRRYFDAEKAYRRALELDPLHRWAANNLGYLCEKIMRVDPSYKSAAVEAWKQRLVICRDMGSSVRGAINHLKRLGVPVATLRKWLEKEPPAVRKR, from the coding sequence ATGTCCTCACTCGAGCACGAGAAGCAGCTCCTGTTCGACCGAGACCTCGACCGGGCCATGTCCGCCCTCTCCCCGCGGGCTCCCGCGGAGGCGTGGGTGCGGGCCGGTGAAGCCCTGCGGGTCCGGTCCATGCCCCACCTGGCCGCCTCGGTGACCGAGAAGGCCCTCGCGCGCCACGCGAGGGTCCCGGACCTGTGGAGGACCCACATCCAGGCCGTGGCCTTCTCCCCCGAATTGCTCCAGAAGGTCTGGACCCGCCTGAGCGAAGGGGGCTCCCCGGCGGGCGCCTCGAGGGAGATCCTGCTCGCCCTGGTGGAGTACTACCTGGAGAGGGACAAGGAGGGCGTGAAGCGCCTCGAGGGGATCCCCATGAAACAGCGGGGCGCCCTCTTCTACGAAGTGTGCGGCTATTACGCCATGGCCAGCCAGGACTACCGGCACGCCGTCAAGGCTTTCCAGCAGGCCAGGAGACTGGCGCCGAAGGACCTCCGGCTGACCTACTACGTCGGCCAGGCCTACCACGCCATGGGCGATCACGCGCGGGCCCTCTCCTGGCTGTACCGCCTCGTGAGCCGGGAGAGGCACTTCGTCCAGGCCTGGGACACTCTGGCGAAAATCCACCTCGAGCGCGGGGACCGCCACCTGGCCCGCCAGGCCTTCGGCATGTCGCTGTCGGTGAACCCCCGGGACTGGGGCATCTACTTCACCTTCGCCGATTACTACCTCGCCGAGGGCCGCCACGACATGGCCCGCGCCGTCCTCACGGACCTTCTCGACCTTTCCCCGAGGGAGGTCATCTCCGCGGAGGTTTACAACTACCTGGGATACCTCTCCTACCTCCAGGGCCGGTACGCCGAGGCGCTTCCCGCATTCCGCAAGGCGCTGGAGCTCAATCCTTCCCTGGCCGTGGCCTGGCTCAACATGGGCAACCTCCATTTCCACCTCAAGCAGATGGACGAGGCCCAGACCTGCTTCCGCGAGGCCCTGAAGGCCGACCCGCACTTGGGCGCCGCGGCGTGCCAGCTCGGCCTCACCCAGCTCGACCAGGGCATCCTGGATCGGGCCCGGGATCCGCTCGAACGGGCCCTCGCCCTGGACCCCTCCGACTACTGGGCCCACCTGGGTCTCTCGGAGTACCACCGCCGCACGAAGAACCCCGTGGGAGCGCTGGAGGAGGCCCGGGCGGCCCTCCGGATCGCGCCCGACGATCCGAACGTCCACAACTACCTGGGCATCGCCCTGGAGACGAACCGCCGCTACTTCGACGCCGAGAAGGCCTACCGCAGGGCCCTCGAGCTGGACCCCCTCCACCGGTGGGCCGCCAACAACCTGGGGTACCTCTGCGAGAAGATCATGCGCGTGGACCCCTCCTACAAGAGCGCCGCTGTGGAGGCCTGGAAACAGCGCCTCGTCATCTGCCGGGACATGGGATCCTCCGTCCGCGGCGCCATCAACCACCTCAAGCGTCTGGGAGTGCCCGTGGCGACCCTCCGGAAATGGCTCGAAAAGGAGCCTCCCGCGGTCCGGAAGCGGTGA
- a CDS encoding cyclic pyranopterin monophosphate synthase MoaC encodes MSGGWTHLDGHDRAWKPGAGGRRPAVRGAETVPGFSFLGHVVAPAGVAVHFVRDDSERRIRVEAKAFAKNVTGVEMEAKTARAASLPTRRDEVKGADEGGEIGPLRLLDKTGGTSGRHER; translated from the coding sequence TTGAGCGGTGGATGGACGCACCTCGACGGCCACGATCGGGCTTGGAAGCCCGGTGCGGGCGGGCGCCGGCCGGCGGTCCGGGGCGCCGAAACGGTTCCGGGGTTCTCTTTCCTGGGCCACGTTGTGGCGCCTGCCGGGGTGGCGGTACACTTCGTGCGGGACGATTCGGAACGCAGGATCCGGGTGGAGGCGAAGGCCTTCGCGAAGAACGTCACGGGGGTCGAAATGGAAGCCAAGACGGCGCGCGCCGCATCCCTCCCGACCCGCCGCGACGAGGTCAAGGGCGCGGACGAGGGGGGCGAAATCGGTCCCCTCCGCCTTCTGGATAAGACCGGCGGCACTTCCGGCCGGCACGAACGGTGA
- the pgeF gene encoding peptidoglycan editing factor PgeF, whose amino-acid sequence MKTAVARCPSGPYLDLGPYFPRGVFAFLTLRGDHDVSPEGLSRFLKDRGHPGIRVHRADQVHSDRVVRADEAPCAADALVGDRPGEAVRVVTADCVPILLCTSDGTRVAAVHSGWKGTLSRIVERAAQALSPDPSDLTAYVGPAVGPCCYGVDEARHRAFREAFPGWVGEGRGALSLDLAGLNARMLTSLGLRAENLHVESRCTACEALLCCSYRRDGERAGRMAAVIGRSG is encoded by the coding sequence GTGAAGACGGCCGTCGCCCGTTGCCCTTCGGGGCCGTACCTGGACCTCGGCCCGTACTTTCCCCGCGGAGTCTTCGCGTTCTTGACCCTGCGGGGGGACCACGACGTCTCCCCCGAGGGGCTCTCCCGCTTCCTGAAGGACCGCGGCCACCCGGGCATCCGCGTCCATCGAGCGGACCAGGTCCACTCGGACCGCGTGGTTCGGGCCGATGAAGCGCCCTGCGCCGCCGACGCCCTGGTGGGCGACCGTCCCGGGGAGGCCGTGCGCGTGGTGACCGCCGACTGCGTCCCCATCCTGCTCTGCACCTCCGACGGGACCCGCGTGGCGGCGGTCCACTCGGGATGGAAGGGGACGCTCTCGCGCATCGTGGAGCGCGCGGCCCAGGCCCTCTCCCCGGATCCCTCGGACCTGACGGCCTACGTGGGGCCCGCCGTGGGACCCTGCTGTTACGGCGTGGACGAGGCGCGCCACCGCGCTTTTCGCGAGGCCTTCCCCGGCTGGGTGGGCGAGGGGAGAGGCGCGCTCTCGCTGGACTTGGCCGGACTCAATGCGCGCATGCTGACCTCCCTCGGACTCCGGGCCGAGAACCTTCACGTGGAGTCGCGTTGTACGGCCTGCGAGGCCCTGTTATGCTGTTCCTATCGCAGGGACGGAGAGCGGGCGGGCCGCATGGCGGCGGTGATCGGGAGGTCCGGTTGA